One candidate division WOR-3 bacterium genomic window carries:
- a CDS encoding glycosyltransferase family 9 protein, which translates to MNFLLFRTDKIGDLVLSLSVPQGLKRKYKDSKIIFVCNPLYKEILLNHPDIDIVTDFDNIDKEIENLKIDVSVHIFPRFKEAYFSFIKKIPERIGTLYRFYSFLFNRRIPLHRKTCEFHESFYNVLLLKKAGYDIDYFKPQLYLKEEEVSKIKEKFKNYKKPFILIHPESRGSAPNWSLTKYNELLKILDIDGTIFITGTQKNFDFFKKENIIDLRGDFNLREFINFISICDLVFAPSTGVIHIASALNVKTVSIFSEKKPFTPKRWGPLGESIVLKTESNNLEKISVNEVKEAIILSLK; encoded by the coding sequence ATGAATTTCCTCCTTTTCAGAACAGATAAGATAGGTGACCTTGTTCTTTCCCTTTCTGTTCCTCAGGGTTTAAAAAGAAAATATAAGGATTCAAAAATTATCTTTGTTTGTAATCCCCTTTATAAAGAAATTCTTTTAAACCACCCTGATATTGACATAGTTACAGACTTTGATAATATTGATAAGGAAATAGAAAATTTAAAAATTGATGTATCAGTTCATATTTTTCCAAGGTTTAAAGAAGCCTATTTTTCTTTTATAAAAAAAATTCCTGAAAGAATAGGAACTCTTTACAGATTTTATTCTTTTCTATTCAACAGAAGAATTCCTTTACACAGAAAAACCTGCGAATTCCATGAGTCCTTTTATAATGTTTTACTTTTAAAAAAAGCAGGATATGATATTGATTACTTTAAACCCCAATTATATCTAAAGGAGGAAGAAGTCTCAAAAATTAAAGAAAAATTTAAAAATTATAAAAAACCCTTTATTTTAATTCACCCTGAATCAAGGGGTTCTGCTCCTAACTGGAGTTTAACTAAATACAATGAACTTTTAAAAATCCTTGATATTGACGGAACCATTTTTATAACAGGAACTCAAAAAAATTTTGATTTTTTTAAAAAGGAAAACATCATAGATTTAAGAGGAGACTTTAATTTAAGGGAGTTTATAAACTTTATTTCCATATGTGACCTTGTTTTTGCCCCTTCAACAGGTGTTATTCATATAGCATCTGCATTGAATGTTAAAACAGTTTCAATATTCTCTGAAAAAAAACCCTTTACCCCAAAAAGATGGGGACCACTTGGTGAAAGCATAGTTTTAAAAACAGAATCCAACAATCTTGAAAAAATTTCTGTAAATGAAGTTAAAGAGGCAATAATTTTATCACTTAAATAA
- a CDS encoding cytochrome c, whose protein sequence is MKLELLNILVYFLPVVYLLVFLSYFLFIYYIFDKKRILLNTFFELIIFFIPLLILIVILYVLTGYKNPYFSFAFIFYIFSYISINFKPLYSRNLSFILFLFSLFFFSSSITLYLDSEKMLFVKSLKDILYSFNVFAKFFSIFIFLLLLYYFLKIKKSIFYFFLFLFPIFYFWDTLTLPDVSLIKPYFYLSIIFLFSLYLLVLNLNKENNQIKFLLIFLLTLPLFISRDLEVFYFVNKEKFFLKSEELKALEPEEKIIEKKGIEGKKVFDDLCSSCHSFEQKVVGPPFKEVLPKYKGDLAKLKSFIKNPSKINPLYPPMPNLGLKDKEIDAVIEYLMEELKKYE, encoded by the coding sequence ATGAAATTAGAACTCCTTAATATTCTGGTCTATTTTCTACCGGTGGTTTATCTACTTGTTTTTTTATCTTACTTTTTATTTATTTATTATATTTTTGATAAAAAAAGAATCCTTTTAAATACATTTTTTGAACTCATTATTTTCTTTATACCTCTTTTGATATTGATAGTTATTCTATATGTTTTAACTGGTTATAAAAATCCCTATTTTTCTTTTGCCTTTATATTTTACATATTTTCTTATATTTCAATTAACTTTAAGCCCCTTTATAGCAGGAATCTTTCTTTTATTCTCTTTCTCTTTTCACTCTTTTTCTTTTCCTCTTCAATAACACTTTATCTTGATTCTGAAAAAATGCTTTTTGTTAAAAGTTTAAAAGATATACTTTATTCCTTTAATGTTTTCGCAAAATTTTTTTCTATTTTTATATTCTTATTGTTGCTTTATTACTTTTTAAAAATTAAAAAGAGTATATTTTACTTTTTCCTTTTTTTATTCCCAATTTTTTATTTCTGGGATACTTTAACACTTCCCGATGTTTCCCTCATAAAACCTTATTTTTATCTTTCCATAATATTTTTATTTTCCCTTTACTTACTTGTTTTAAATTTAAACAAAGAAAATAATCAGATAAAATTTTTATTAATTTTTTTATTAACACTTCCCCTTTTTATTTCAAGAGATTTAGAAGTTTTTTATTTTGTTAATAAAGAAAAATTTTTCCTTAAAAGTGAAGAGCTAAAAGCTTTGGAACCGGAAGAGAAGATAATAGAGAAAAAGGGTATAGAAGGAAAAAAAGTTTTTGATGATTTATGCTCTTCCTGTCACTCCTTTGAACAGAAAGTTGTGGGTCCTCCCTTTAAAGAAGTTTTACCAAAATATAAAGGAGACCTCGCAAAACTTAAGTCTTTTATAAAAAATCCTTCTAAAATTAATCCTCTCTATCCTCCTATGCCAAATCTTGGATTAAAAGATAAAGAAATAGATGCTGTTATTGAATACCTTATGGAGGAGTTAAAAAAATATGAATAA
- a CDS encoding SCO family protein: MFNFILFFLIINETPEVGVVEKIGSYLPGDIYFVNSEGKEFTLKDISLNKKPFVLVPVFYSCKMVCPMMLNEIVNNLEKITSKLGKDFYIIVFSFDLKDDVNKALEIKKEYFLSLNKNIDENGFNFTVLKDSSNLYRLTMSLGFYFKKENGTLIHPSSYIFISPDLKIVRYIYGPELLPLDFELALHEASEGKLGGIRVKATRFCFNYDPKGRKYVFNFIKVFMTFSMIFVISFALFLTLWIKKGKRED, translated from the coding sequence ATGTTTAACTTTATCCTGTTTTTTTTAATAATAAATGAAACCCCTGAAGTTGGGGTAGTTGAAAAAATCGGTTCTTATTTGCCGGGAGATATTTATTTTGTTAATTCAGAGGGAAAGGAGTTCACTCTAAAAGATATTTCTTTAAATAAAAAACCTTTTGTTCTTGTTCCTGTTTTTTATAGCTGTAAAATGGTATGTCCAATGATGCTTAATGAAATTGTTAATAATCTGGAAAAGATTACTTCAAAATTAGGTAAGGATTTTTATATTATTGTTTTCAGTTTTGATCTTAAAGATGATGTTAATAAAGCATTAGAAATCAAAAAAGAATATTTTTTGTCTCTGAATAAAAATATTGATGAAAATGGTTTTAATTTCACGGTTTTGAAAGATTCCTCTAATCTTTATAGATTGACTATGTCTCTTGGATTTTATTTTAAGAAAGAAAATGGCACTTTAATTCATCCAAGTTCTTACATTTTTATTTCACCCGATTTAAAGATAGTAAGGTATATATATGGACCTGAACTTTTACCCCTTGATTTTGAATTAGCCTTACACGAAGCCTCAGAGGGTAAACTGGGAGGAATTAGAGTAAAAGCCACAAGGTTCTGTTTTAATTATGACCCAAAGGGTAGAAAATATGTTTTCAATTTCATTAAAGTTTTTATGACTTTCTCTATGATTTTTGTTATTTCTTTTGCCTTATTTTTAACTTTATGGATTAAAAAAGGAAAAAGGGAGGATTAA
- a CDS encoding T9SS type A sorting domain-containing protein — MKKNLFLILYFSLLYSQNYYLKSDVLSAGATNASSNSFRLKGTLHQVAESAPWLNSQNYKAIIGFWHPFFMTELKEKLREPSEFSLKNFLYPPVQDIKSKSIVFKYSISKKGKVSITIYNSLGQKVITLLEKEQIPGIYEIKLNIKENKLGRGVYFCELKIKNFETKRKFIVF, encoded by the coding sequence ATGAAAAAAAATTTATTTTTAATACTCTATTTTTCTCTTCTTTATTCCCAAAATTATTACCTGAAATCTGATGTCCTTTCAGCAGGTGCTACGAATGCAAGTTCAAATAGTTTCAGATTAAAAGGAACACTTCATCAGGTAGCGGAAAGTGCTCCATGGCTTAATTCTCAGAATTATAAGGCAATAATAGGGTTCTGGCATCCATTTTTCATGACAGAATTAAAGGAAAAATTAAGAGAACCATCAGAATTTTCCTTAAAAAATTTCCTTTATCCTCCGGTACAAGATATTAAATCTAAATCTATTGTTTTTAAGTATTCTATAAGTAAAAAAGGAAAAGTCTCAATTACCATTTATAATTCACTGGGACAAAAAGTTATTACACTTTTGGAAAAAGAGCAAATACCCGGAATATATGAGATTAAGTTAAACATAAAGGAAAATAAACTTGGAAGGGGTGTATATTTTTGTGAATTAAAAATAAAAAATTTTGAAACAAAGAGAAAATTTATTGTTTTTTAA
- the coxB gene encoding cytochrome c oxidase subunit II — translation MANFTRDVDNVFLYIGGIGFFLLLLITFLMLFFIFKYRSSKNKEAEDVKDNIVLEITWTLIPTIIVLSMFYYGFYVFKKMRYIPPEAYEIKVTGRQWSWLFEYENGFKSDTLYLLLNKPVKLTMKTTDVIHSLYIPAFRIKEDLVPGYETYISLTPEDTGTYDLLCAEYCGDLHSYMVTKVKVLEEEKFYSKIKVEKELEEKVEKAEEKAPEKKEEKSGLDIDLVEKGKKLVSENACIACHSTDGSKSIGPSFKGMYGKKEVVFSEGKELEIVADDEYLKESILEPAKKVVKGYENLMPPSELKEEELKAIIEYIKFLK, via the coding sequence ATGGCTAATTTTACAAGGGATGTTGATAATGTTTTTTTATATATAGGTGGAATTGGATTTTTTCTCTTACTTTTAATAACTTTTTTAATGCTCTTTTTTATTTTCAAATATAGAAGTTCTAAAAATAAAGAGGCAGAAGATGTAAAAGATAATATAGTTCTGGAAATTACATGGACTCTCATTCCCACAATAATTGTTCTTTCAATGTTTTATTATGGATTTTATGTTTTTAAAAAGATGAGATATATTCCCCCTGAGGCTTATGAAATTAAAGTTACGGGTAGACAGTGGTCATGGCTTTTTGAATATGAAAACGGTTTTAAAAGCGACACCCTTTATCTTCTTTTGAATAAGCCTGTAAAACTTACAATGAAAACTACGGATGTTATTCATTCTCTTTATATTCCTGCTTTCAGGATCAAAGAAGACCTTGTTCCCGGTTATGAGACATATATTTCTCTTACTCCAGAAGATACAGGAACTTATGATTTACTCTGTGCAGAATATTGCGGTGATTTACATTCTTATATGGTAACTAAGGTAAAGGTTTTGGAAGAGGAAAAATTTTATTCAAAGATTAAGGTTGAAAAAGAACTTGAAGAAAAAGTGGAAAAAGCTGAAGAAAAAGCTCCTGAGAAAAAGGAGGAAAAATCAGGTCTTGATATTGATTTAGTTGAAAAAGGAAAGAAATTGGTCTCAGAAAATGCATGTATTGCTTGTCATTCAACGGATGGTTCAAAGTCCATAGGTCCGAGTTTTAAAGGAATGTATGGAAAGAAGGAAGTTGTTTTTTCAGAGGGTAAAGAATTAGAGATTGTTGCGGATGATGAATATTTAAAGGAGTCAATATTGGAACCAGCTAAAAAAGTAGTTAAGGGATATGAGAATCTAATGCCTCCTTCTGAGTTAAAGGAAGAAGAATTAAAGGCTATTATTGAGTATATAAAGTTTCTTAAATGA
- a CDS encoding protoheme IX farnesyltransferase produces MKFIRIYLSLTKFKIAFLSTFSGLLGYYIKFKNFYDLFFIFISLYFLASGSLSLNQYIERDFDKLMERTKNRPIVKGDISPFFAFLISIFLITSGLTLIFLKFGVFAFILGFITFFIYIFIYTPLKKKTPYAFLPGSIIGALPPLIGWVSAGGNPFSPTILSLSFYFLLWQIPHFMLLFYIMSDDYKKAGFRTIKDIFDERKISIILYNLISAALLFTLSFPLFSVVHSKTYFIFSLFTAIYLLLIFSYIKNLKNFKKVFQLINYYTLFLIITIMILR; encoded by the coding sequence ATGAAATTTATTAGAATTTATCTTTCCTTAACAAAGTTTAAAATTGCTTTCCTTTCTACTTTTTCAGGATTGTTGGGTTATTATATAAAATTTAAAAATTTTTATGATTTATTTTTTATTTTTATTTCTCTTTATTTTTTAGCTTCAGGCTCCCTTTCCTTAAATCAGTATATTGAAAGGGATTTTGATAAGTTAATGGAAAGAACAAAAAATAGACCTATTGTTAAAGGTGATATATCTCCCTTTTTTGCTTTTTTAATTTCTATTTTTCTTATAACTTCAGGTTTAACTTTAATTTTTTTAAAATTTGGAGTTTTTGCTTTTATTCTTGGTTTTATTACTTTTTTTATTTATATTTTTATTTATACACCTTTAAAGAAAAAAACTCCTTATGCTTTTTTGCCTGGTTCCATAATTGGAGCCCTGCCTCCTCTTATAGGGTGGGTTTCAGCAGGTGGTAATCCCTTTTCTCCCACTATATTATCCCTTTCCTTTTATTTTCTTTTATGGCAGATTCCCCATTTTATGCTTTTATTTTATATTATGAGTGATGATTATAAAAAGGCAGGCTTTAGAACAATTAAGGATATTTTTGATGAGAGGAAAATAAGTATAATTCTTTACAATTTAATTTCAGCTGCTTTGCTTTTTACCTTGAGTTTTCCTTTGTTCAGTGTTGTTCACAGTAAAACTTATTTTATTTTTTCCTTATTCACTGCAATTTATTTATTATTAATCTTTTCTTATATTAAAAATTTAAAAAATTTTAAAAAAGTATTCCAATTGATTAATTACTATACTCTTTTTTTGATTATAACTATAATGATTTTGAGATAA
- a CDS encoding cytochrome c oxidase subunit 3, whose amino-acid sequence MERVMEITHIHRDIKGAKIGMWLFLFSELLFFGGLFLIYSVFRYSFPEDFAKGSRELNLTIGTINTIVLLSSSLTVALSIAAFEKGKKSHSLFFVFLTIFFALLFLVNKYFEWSDKIKHGIYPGSDFLTSISRGEASFFNLYYVITGIHGLHVLIGVIIFIVMFFIYLKEPRKKISLWGSELKSLKGKSILGIEINENVKEVKLDIRLIEKEEIVKKVDYTKLFNAGLYWHFVDIAWIFIFPLFYLI is encoded by the coding sequence ATGGAAAGAGTAATGGAAATCACTCATATTCACAGAGATATAAAGGGTGCTAAAATTGGAATGTGGCTCTTTCTATTCTCTGAACTTTTATTTTTTGGTGGTTTATTTCTTATTTACTCTGTTTTTAGATATTCTTTTCCAGAAGATTTTGCAAAAGGTTCAAGAGAATTAAATTTAACTATAGGAACTATAAATACAATTGTTTTGCTTTCAAGCAGTCTAACTGTTGCCCTTTCAATTGCCGCCTTTGAAAAAGGTAAAAAAAGTCATTCGCTATTTTTTGTTTTCTTAACAATATTTTTCGCTCTTTTGTTTCTTGTTAACAAATATTTTGAATGGTCAGACAAGATTAAACACGGAATATATCCTGGATCTGATTTTCTAACCAGTATCTCAAGGGGAGAAGCTTCCTTCTTTAATCTTTATTATGTAATTACAGGTATCCATGGTTTACATGTTCTTATCGGAGTTATAATCTTTATTGTGATGTTTTTTATATATTTAAAAGAGCCAAGAAAGAAAATAAGTCTATGGGGGAGTGAACTAAAGAGTTTAAAGGGGAAAAGTATTCTTGGAATTGAAATTAATGAAAATGTTAAAGAAGTTAAACTTGATATCCGGTTAATTGAGAAAGAGGAAATTGTTAAGAAAGTTGATTATACAAAACTTTTTAATGCTGGATTATACTGGCATTTTGTTGATATTGCCTGGATATTTATTTTCCCATTGTTCTATCTAATTTAG
- a CDS encoding cbb3-type cytochrome c oxidase subunit I, translating into MEVYIPYYKSESKFRGIFSWIFSTDHKRIAILYLVTISVFFLVAVTLGFLMRIELMKTGKQIFDARTYNQVFTLHGVIMIFLFVIPVIPAVMGNFFLPILIGARDVAFPRINLLSWWLFLSGGIVALISLHTGKGFADTGWTFYAPYSLRTGTNVSLSAFAAFIIGFSSILTGLNFIATIHRLRAKNFRWFNLPLFVWAIYATSWIQVIATPIVGLILFLVILERIFGIGLFDPSKGGDPIMFQHIFWIYSHPAVYIMILPAMGVISEIIPTFARRKIAGYKAIAFSSLAIAFIGYLVWGHHMFTSGMADFARIIFSLLTFLVAVPSGVKVFNWVATLYKGSINLKSPLLFALAFIFLFSIGGLTGLINGALASDIHIHDTYFVVAHFHYTMFGGVGFGFFAAMHYWYPKMFGKMYNETLAKIYFFLMFIGFNILYFSMMILGVMGMPRRYYDYLPQYEPLQFLATVGSWILVPGIFLMVFNFVYHLFKGKKAEQNPWGGVTLEWQIPSPPPAENFDYEVVAPDEPYDFKKIREKLKV; encoded by the coding sequence ATGGAAGTTTATATACCTTATTATAAATCCGAAAGTAAATTCAGGGGGATTTTTTCCTGGATTTTTTCTACTGATCATAAAAGGATAGCCATTCTTTATCTTGTTACTATTTCTGTTTTCTTCCTTGTTGCTGTAACACTTGGTTTTCTAATGAGAATTGAGCTTATGAAAACGGGAAAGCAGATTTTTGATGCAAGAACCTATAACCAGGTATTTACCCTTCATGGAGTTATAATGATATTCTTATTTGTAATTCCTGTAATTCCAGCTGTTATGGGTAATTTCTTTCTTCCAATTTTAATAGGAGCAAGGGATGTTGCTTTTCCAAGGATAAATTTGCTCTCCTGGTGGTTATTTCTTTCTGGTGGAATAGTTGCTTTAATTTCCCTTCATACAGGAAAGGGTTTTGCTGACACAGGCTGGACTTTTTATGCTCCTTACAGTTTAAGGACAGGAACCAATGTTTCTCTTTCTGCCTTTGCTGCGTTTATTATTGGATTTTCATCAATTTTAACAGGTCTTAATTTTATTGCTACAATACACAGGTTAAGAGCAAAAAATTTTAGATGGTTTAATCTTCCTCTTTTTGTATGGGCAATATATGCGACTTCCTGGATTCAGGTAATTGCAACTCCTATAGTTGGTCTAATTCTTTTCCTTGTTATTTTAGAGAGAATTTTTGGTATAGGGCTTTTTGATCCTTCAAAAGGAGGGGATCCTATTATGTTTCAGCATATTTTCTGGATTTATTCCCATCCAGCTGTATATATAATGATTCTTCCTGCAATGGGAGTTATTTCGGAAATTATTCCCACTTTTGCAAGAAGAAAAATTGCAGGTTATAAGGCAATTGCCTTTTCTTCCCTTGCTATTGCTTTTATAGGATACCTTGTCTGGGGTCATCATATGTTTACAAGTGGAATGGCTGATTTTGCAAGGATTATTTTTTCTTTACTTACCTTTCTTGTTGCAGTTCCTTCAGGTGTTAAGGTTTTTAACTGGGTGGCAACCTTATATAAGGGTTCAATTAATTTAAAATCACCACTTCTTTTTGCTTTAGCTTTCATATTTTTGTTTTCCATAGGTGGTTTAACTGGACTTATAAATGGTGCCCTTGCCTCTGATATTCACATTCACGATACTTATTTTGTTGTTGCTCACTTTCATTATACTATGTTTGGAGGCGTAGGTTTTGGTTTTTTTGCTGCAATGCATTACTGGTATCCAAAAATGTTTGGTAAAATGTATAATGAAACTCTTGCAAAAATTTACTTTTTTCTAATGTTTATCGGTTTCAATATTCTTTATTTTTCAATGATGATTTTAGGAGTAATGGGTATGCCGAGAAGATATTATGATTATCTTCCCCAGTATGAGCCCCTTCAATTTTTAGCAACAGTTGGTTCATGGATTTTAGTTCCTGGTATATTTTTAATGGTTTTCAATTTTGTTTATCATCTTTTTAAAGGTAAAAAAGCTGAACAAAATCCCTGGGGAGGAGTAACCCTCGAGTGGCAGATTCCTTCACCTCCACCAGCTGAAAATTTTGATTATGAAGTTGTTGCACCCGATGAACCTTATGATTTTAAGAAAATCAGGGAAAAATTAAAAGTATAA
- a CDS encoding DUF3782 domain-containing protein, with product MKKILSEEDIIKIIEKKLPEIIEKSPIFRLKVEEIINKRAVTREEIKEILNELKAQREELRALREDTNKRFEEINKRFEEVDRRFELLTKEMRDGFKILRDAITAVGARWGIFAEEAFRESMKDILKELGFYNVEKWEEYDNEGMIFGYPSIVEVDLVIKDDKHYLIEIKSSVSDGDVLKFKRIGEFYEKKTGVKPELFIVSPYIREEAKEKCKIFGIKFYKKD from the coding sequence ATGAAAAAAATCTTAAGTGAAGAAGATATTATAAAAATAATTGAGAAAAAATTACCTGAAATTATTGAAAAATCACCTATTTTCAGATTAAAGGTTGAGGAAATAATTAATAAAAGGGCAGTAACAAGAGAGGAAATAAAAGAAATACTAAATGAATTAAAAGCACAAAGAGAGGAATTAAGGGCTCTAAGGGAAGATACTAATAAAAGATTTGAGGAAATAAATAAAAGGTTTGAGGAAGTTGATAGGAGGTTTGAGCTTCTTACGAAAGAGATGAGGGATGGTTTTAAGATTTTAAGAGATGCTATAACCGCAGTAGGGGCAAGATGGGGTATTTTTGCAGAGGAAGCTTTCAGGGAAAGTATGAAAGATATTTTAAAAGAACTTGGATTCTATAATGTTGAGAAATGGGAGGAATATGATAATGAGGGGATGATTTTTGGTTATCCATCGATAGTTGAGGTAGATCTTGTTATAAAAGATGATAAACATTATTTAATAGAGATAAAAAGCAGTGTATCGGATGGTGATGTTTTGAAGTTTAAGAGGATTGGGGAATTTTATGAGAAAAAAACCGGGGTAAAACCCGAACTTTTTATAGTTTCTCCTTATATAAGGGAAGAGGCAAAGGAAAAGTGTAAAATTTTTGGAATAAAGTTTTATAAAAAAGATTAA
- a CDS encoding multicopper oxidase domain-containing protein — translation MKQNKLLIIVTVILTFVGINFACDWCNKRLYTELISGERNDIRAKELVVALQKEQKINGNVSSDFIKIIQERDKNLPIPMTSFVDQNTKADVKLKIEMQEGEVYIGNGVLYRGFNISGKIPGPMLIANEGDVIEFEVVNKGTVPHGLSIHAAYTQTSKYLGKIQPGETRVFKFKATYPGVYLYHCAPGAHAIMMHTIFGQYGMIVVKPKKKYKLEQILNKKPDIEIYLMQHEVYSSGKEGIDGQPVYVLFNGEIFRYVKEPIMARPGDYVRIYFLNVGPNLISTLHIVGIIWDFAYWQGHPDNIFVGGQSVLAGPTDSWVVEFRIPPDEGDYTIVSHAFGTTDRGAVGLIRVQRDAKIEPVIKAEGPSYTSEDLAKYKKEAVRIIAPFEPGSEDVDIPQVFDENVKEVVVRIKGNSYYPKVVDIVENTKVKWINEDVFTYAQGEFAGIHNVAVYEGPEKFASSLLLHAQSFEYTFKKPGEYKYLCTPHPYMKGIVKVRPKKSEALSFLTLFFSFIAIIISSVLALNYGLRKNK, via the coding sequence ATGAAACAAAATAAACTACTAATAATAGTTACAGTTATATTAACCTTTGTGGGAATAAACTTTGCCTGCGATTGGTGCAATAAAAGATTATACACTGAACTGATTTCTGGTGAAAGGAATGATATAAGGGCTAAGGAGCTTGTCGTTGCTTTACAAAAAGAACAAAAGATAAATGGAAATGTCTCCAGTGACTTTATCAAGATAATACAAGAGAGAGATAAAAATTTACCCATTCCTATGACAAGTTTTGTAGACCAAAATACAAAGGCAGATGTAAAACTTAAAATTGAAATGCAGGAAGGAGAAGTATATATTGGAAACGGTGTTTTGTATAGGGGGTTTAATATAAGTGGGAAAATTCCTGGTCCAATGTTAATTGCTAATGAGGGAGATGTTATTGAATTTGAGGTTGTAAATAAAGGTACTGTCCCACATGGGCTTTCAATTCACGCCGCTTATACTCAAACATCTAAGTATCTTGGTAAAATTCAGCCGGGTGAAACGAGAGTTTTTAAATTTAAAGCAACTTATCCTGGTGTTTACCTTTATCATTGCGCTCCTGGGGCACACGCAATTATGATGCATACTATATTTGGTCAATACGGAATGATTGTTGTAAAGCCAAAGAAAAAATATAAATTGGAGCAGATTTTAAATAAAAAACCAGATATTGAAATCTATTTAATGCAGCATGAAGTTTATTCAAGTGGTAAAGAGGGTATAGATGGACAACCCGTCTATGTTCTATTTAATGGAGAGATTTTCAGATATGTTAAAGAACCTATTATGGCAAGACCAGGTGATTATGTTAGAATATACTTTTTAAATGTAGGGCCAAATCTTATTTCCACACTTCACATTGTGGGGATAATATGGGATTTTGCCTACTGGCAGGGCCATCCGGATAATATATTTGTAGGAGGACAAAGTGTTTTAGCAGGTCCAACAGATAGCTGGGTAGTTGAGTTTAGAATACCTCCGGATGAGGGTGATTATACAATCGTATCTCATGCTTTTGGAACAACTGACAGAGGTGCAGTTGGATTAATAAGAGTTCAAAGAGATGCTAAAATTGAACCTGTAATAAAAGCAGAAGGACCCAGTTATACATCTGAAGATCTTGCAAAATATAAAAAAGAAGCAGTGAGAATAATTGCCCCCTTTGAACCAGGAAGTGAAGATGTAGATATTCCGCAAGTGTTTGATGAAAATGTGAAGGAAGTGGTTGTTAGAATAAAGGGTAATTCCTATTATCCAAAAGTTGTTGATATTGTCGAAAATACAAAGGTTAAATGGATAAATGAAGATGTTTTTACATACGCTCAAGGAGAATTTGCAGGTATTCACAATGTAGCTGTTTACGAGGGACCTGAGAAGTTTGCTTCTTCCTTATTATTACATGCGCAAAGTTTTGAATATACATTTAAAAAGCCAGGTGAATACAAGTATCTCTGTACTCCACATCCATATATGAAGGGAATTGTAAAAGTAAGACCCAAAAAATCTGAGGCTTTGAGTTTTCTTACTCTGTTTTTCAGTTTTATAGCAATCATTATTTCTTCTGTTTTAGCTTTAAATTATGGGCTACGAAAGAATAAATAA
- a CDS encoding cytochrome C oxidase subunit IV family protein encodes MENKETGYSLYFYTWLSLIILTFLTVTLTALRIFNASIIIALTIAGIKSTLVVLYFMHLKYEDRIFKYMVLFALSSLAIILILLFSDYPFRGGV; translated from the coding sequence ATGGAAAATAAAGAAACAGGATATTCCCTCTATTTTTATACCTGGCTTAGCCTTATTATTTTAACATTTTTGACAGTAACCTTAACTGCTTTAAGAATTTTTAATGCATCAATAATTATTGCTCTTACAATTGCTGGAATAAAATCCACTCTTGTAGTTCTTTATTTTATGCATCTTAAATATGAAGATAGGATTTTTAAATATATGGTTTTATTTGCCCTTTCTTCACTTGCTATTATTCTGATTTTACTTTTTTCTGATTATCCTTTCAGAGGAGGAGTATAA